The genomic interval CTTCTACACATGTTCTTGTCTTAATTCTTGTAtccaagtaaaaaaaattgaggaGAAAGTTTGTGGGACACATTATTTTCTCCTTCTAGTGTAAAGTTCAAACAAAATCGTCAAGGTAATACATTCTTGTTTATCATCTTATTTCCTCCTATTTAggcaacacacacacacacatatatatatatatatatatcttgtatccaagtaaaaaaaattgaggaGAAAGTTTGTGGGACACATTATTTTCTCCTTCTAGTGTAAAGTTCAAACAAAATCGTCAAGGTAATACATTCTTGTTTATCATCTTATTTCCTCCTATTTAGGCAACACacacatataatatatatatatatatatatatatatatatttgtataaggtaattttatttcttttaaaatgcaGATGGACACGAGGAATGTCGGTGGAACGTCACTAAGCGAACATGAAGAACCAATAATTAGAGGCATCGTGGACGACATAAGTGAAGATGGAGAGAACTACGACTTTGATTTGGATGATGAAGATCAGTTCAACAGATCTTCTTCACAGTATATTCCGTCTGGCAGTCAATCCGAACATAACATTGACCGCGACCTCAATGAACACATGTGTTTCATGTCAAAGGAGGCGACATTGAACGCCATAAAACAATACCACATAGACAACGATTACAAATTTGTTGTCGTGGAATCAAAGCCAGACATATATGTCGCTCGGTGCATACATCATGAGGGAGGGTGCCAATGGAGATTACGTGCATCTTTTAGTAAAATCCGAAGTCAATGGGAGATAAAGAAAATTGATGCACAACATAGTTGTTTGTCAACAAATCTTTCGGCAGACCATGTTAATTTGGACTCAACCCATATTGCGTCCATGGTGCTGACTTTAGTAAAAGCAAACCCTTTTGTCCGAATTAAAAGCTTAATtgcagaaataaaaaatttgtatggCTATACTATCACATATAGAAAAGCTTGGTTGGGAAAACAGAAAGCTCTTGCTTTGGCATTTGGCGATTGGGAACAATCCTACAATGATCTTCCTAGATGGTTGGAAGCAGTAAAAGAGAGCAATCCGGGGACAATGGTGCAGTATATTGCTTCtccttgtatggttgatggtgCTCAAGACAATTCTTGTTACACGTTGGATCGCGTGTTTTGGTCTTTCAAGCCTTGTATCGATGGTTTCAATTTTTGCAAGCCCATTGTACAAGTTGATGGGACATTTCTAACTGGAAGATACCATGGAACATTGTT from Phaseolus vulgaris cultivar G19833 chromosome 1, P. vulgaris v2.0, whole genome shotgun sequence carries:
- the LOC137816044 gene encoding uncharacterized protein, producing MDTRNVGGTSLSEHEEPIIRGIVDDISEDGENYDFDLDDEDQFNRSSSQYIPSGSQSEHNIDRDLNEHMCFMSKEATLNAIKQYHIDNDYKFVVVESKPDIYVARCIHHEGGCQWRLRASFSKIRSQWEIKKIDAQHSCLSTNLSADHVNLDSTHIASMVLTLVKANPFVRIKSLIAEIKNLYGYTITYRKAWLGKQKALALAFGDWEQSYNDLPRWLEAVKESNPGTMVQYIASPCMVDGAQDNSCYTLDRVFWSFKPCIDGFNFCKPIVQVDGTFLTGRYHGTLLTAIAQDENRNIFPLAFAIVEGETREALIWFFQLLRQYVTPQPNLCMITDRGTGIISGLQSEEVGWEGNDLVSVYCIRHIASNFNKKFKNAQLKQQLINMAYEMKQPIVQAKLLVMRFEFKQAFSWIDRIPLEKWTQAYDGGKRYGHMTTNLAECINFLLKGARSLPISALVKATCYVQVIIIQKISQPYLEKINKIRLCVSWKGLM